TTCATAAGTTTCAAATATTGTTTGTTACGTGCCATGAATCTCAACAAGTGGATCAATAAGAAATTATAGGCTTTGTATGAACTAAAACgaataaatcaaacaattcaAAGTAGGACCCTTGTTTTTAAATCTTGAAGCCTGACTCCTTATTAGATTATATCTCAAAAAAGTTATGAGAATTTCTATAAAGAAATTATattgttataaatttatttaaaagacTATGATATTTAAGTCTAAATACATGGTGGATCATACTTTAAAGTATGGTCTGTCACTCTTGCTCGTAAGaaaatttttatagaataaatttttttaaaattctatcctataatagataattttttatttgttagaactGATTTAAccaagattatatttttttcaatcttatattATTGACTAAAGAAAGAATTCATGGATATAAGTGCACGTGGGGCTCATTAGTAAGTATAATGAGAAAGATAAGAATTGACaatttagaattattataaaatcttaaagttaatagtaaaatcatgattttattgattttagtatgattttattattttttaatttttaaatgattttatatgataaacatattaacttgtaaaatcatatgattttacaagataatttattattttaataattttagaatcaACAATTcatagattaatttaataatctaaTAATTCAATTCTTTCTGAGTAAGTTCTCTTCTTAAATTTAGATTTACCAGGAAATTAATTATggtatattatttgttgatgaaattttatacattttggttttcatttgaATGATTATTCCTAGATGTATGTAGGTACTTTCTTCATGAAACTTTTGTGATGGGAGTGGTGGAAATTAGGAGTGCTTCTTAAGATTAaggatagtgtttttttaatgtagtttttgttttttattttaaaaaaatttatttttaatatcatcctattaaaaatattttttaaaaataatttaaaactaaaaaaatttaaattttttaaaaaaacgtgTCCTAACTCCTAACtttctttcaaaagatcaaCCACACCAATTATTCTCCACCACTCTGCAAAAAGTACATATTTGGtcacttgcaaaattaaaaaaataaataagaaaaagctTCTAAAGCGCGTGAAAACCGCGTTGAAGTCAAACAACCCCacaaattcatatataaaacgCTTCTTGATCTGCTCAGTACACaccaagagagagaaaacactCTTTTCCTCCTTTCCTCCTTTCCTCCTATAGCAGCTGCAAAACCAAAGTCTctgtcttttctcttttctcttttcctttttgtacAATGGCAAAATCAAGAAACCCAACAGCCTTCGGTTCCATGGACGACATAAGGAAGGTATTCAACAAGTTCGACAAAAACGGTGATGGAAAGATTTCTTGCAGTGAAGTTGTAGACAACCTCAGCGAACTGGGTACCAAGATATCACCTGCGGAGGTCGAGTTGATAATGCAAGAATTCGACAAAGATGGTGATGGCTACATTGATCTTGATGAGTTTGTCGGCTTCATCCAGAATGGTGGACATGGCGATAGTGGTGGCAATGACAGTAAAGAATTGAGGGATGCTTTTGATTTATACGATACGAACAAGAATGGACTGATTTCAGTTGATGAGTTGCACTCCGTAATGAAGATGTTGGGGTTGAAGTGTAGCTTGAGTGATTGTCGTAAGATGATACGTGAAGTTGATGAAGATGGTGATGGTAATgttaattttgaagagtttaagAAGATGATGACTAAAGGGTTAgcgtaaattaattaattaccatgttttattttctatcttAGGCTTGGTTCAACGTTTTAGGAGTAGTCTTTAAAACAATTAGGGTAATTAGTGGTGCTAGTTtggggttttattttattttattttcaactccATCGTtgcttttttctgttttgaggCAAGTTGAATTTGcaagaacagaaaaaataatagtGGAATTTAGtagctaattttaattttaatttggattaTTGCTGGTAATTGTTCTTGATGAAACACATGATTTGAGATAATTAGGAACCttagtttttaatcttttgatttatttatttggatattttcttatgatgcttatatattttattattggttttaatattttttttttagatttgacaTGAGCtttagataattaaaaatatctcatCTCTACTAGCTAGGTTAGAACTGTTTCTTCGATAAGCATGATTAAGGCCAAGATAAGATTTACCAAGGAGGGATAGACAAATTTGGAGTCAAATAGAATTGGAATTCTcttgttaaatttagatttatcaGGAAATTAATTATggtatattatttgttgattaagTTTTATAGTTCTTCATGAAACTTTTGCGATGGGATTGGTGGAAATTAGGagaactatttttatttttattttttttattttttgtgtatgCATTCTATGTTTTACTCCAACAatagatttataattatttatttatcaacacACAATAATTCTTACATAAATCCCACTAAAaagatttttctaaaatttttattaagaaaaaatattatttatggttGCTGCATATTGCAATGCTGAGCTCAACGCGTGATTGGTTTGGCTCCACTACTTATTAGTTAATTTATCTtcagaggattttttttttcctttttccagcTGCTTAATTATTTGGTAGTTTTGATTGGCTGATgcaaacaaatataatgatGTAGTTGGTTGGTTTTTGATTTATGATATCTCGTGTTGGTGAAAACAGGTTTTCCggtattgaaattgaatttccaGCTTTAAtagagtatataaaaaaaaaatataagatatttttggAGCTTTAAAATTTGAGCATAGCTGGTGGGGATCGAGTCATAACTTGTGCCTTCAGCAGACTTCAGTACAAGTATAATTGAGAGGTTAATTAAGCTTTATTTTAAAGATTCTTACCTTGACTAGGCCGGCAAGAAATCTCTTATCCCTTGGAGGGTGTGAAGCGTTTGCTACCAGCACTAATGTCGGGCGACACTTGGATTAGTAGGATAGGCACTAATGCTATCTTGAGGTCTCTTTGGATGGAGAGAAATGCAAGAATGCTCCAGAACCATCACTCTtcgagggtttttttttttaataattgtgggTATCGGGTTAGTTTAGTTTATGTGTATCTAGATTAATTTCTTGATAtcttgaagttaatgactaGGTAAGCCTCTAGTGATTCTGAGATTTGTGACACtcgaatttataatttatagagAATAAATTTAGAACCCGGCGAACTAGATTAGTTTAGCAGGATATTTTTTGGGTCAATTTGTATGTATTAGAACTAATTTTTGGATTCAATGATCATCTTGCAAACCCACGAAATATGTAAGGCAACATGGGATATTTTTCTAGCTTCTTTGAGTGGTGGGGTAGGATTCTTGCTTCTCTGAGGGGTGATGCAGCAGGTGTCTTTTACGGCACTTCTTCGAGGCAGTTTTTGTGGGGTGGGATTCTTGCTTCTCTGAGTGGTGCCGCAGCAGGTGTCTTTCAGGGCACACTTCCCCAGCGGATATTCAAAGGGATTTGAGTGCCCTTTTATATAGAGTTTATGTTTAGATTCGTATCAAGAATTTTAGGTAGATATTGGCAAGAGTGCAGTAACTAAACTGGTAGATGTTTTATGAGACCAAAGCACAGGACCACTTGGAACAACAGGGGTTTGCCATCTTGCCCGGAGCATGAACCACAGTATTTGCGAAGCTATTTTCTTCCGGAGACTGTCCGAGTTTAAGATGAGTCGGCACCTCTACAACACCAATTATAAGATAGACCCAGAGATGAATGAGATGCAAGAACTTCAATTGGAAACCTAAATTAAGAgactataaaatatatagaaacaagAATGAAACATCTTATAACGGAAACATTCTGTCATTCTCCTATAAAAACTATAGTTATAAACTATAAACAACTCTATAACTCGCCAATCCAGAGCGTATCTAAACTAGGTtttactttgaatattttttttttcattttttatcagaACAAcatcaaatctgaaaaaaaaaatcataccttGGATGGACTGCTGACTTGCAGGTCACTTGCCTAAATAGTGATCTAAGTATTGAGTTGGGTCTAGAGACAGAGCTAGGGAAAGATAAAAATCCCTTCTTCTCCTGTTTTCCCTTGGCCTAAATCCTTCTATTGAAGCTGCTTCTTCCTAAGatacaacaaaaaaacttcGATTCAAGTTCAATTTAAGGCAAGATaacttcttccttttccttttttgtttctcCATAGGTTTCAACACAGTTTTTACAAGTAGATATTTAGAGATTTTTGTTGAAGGCTTAAATACttgttttattgtaaatatatgCATGAGTTGGTGTTATTTAGTCTATGTCATctctatattctttttttttaatctataatctACTGATTTGAgtgatatattattgaaaatttagggTTCTGGTTTAATGTTGCTATTGAGAATTATAGAGCAAATTAGCTGATGATTTTGATAGTTGACAAAACAGGTAGACTTGACAGAAAAAGAAGCTGAGATTTATCTTCACTGCCCAAGTCCTTTCTAACGAAGGCACTCTAAAAGCCGACACTACAGTCTGCCAGTTCCAGAAATATAAGTTGGAAAGATTAAAACAATTTTGCTCCAGATTCAATTAACTATAAGTACATGactaaaacatcattttcattttgattctgTGCCTAagttttcatttcttctatAATTCGCCAACCATTATGATCTTATACGGAATAAATGACATATTATTGATTGAAAGAGAAAGTGCTAGATGAAGATGTTTTTAGGATTTAttagaaagataaaaattaattgtaaatttACTTCCAAGAAATTGCAGATTTTTGcatctagattatttttttttaactatatttgatgaatagattaattttcattatataattttcattatataatttTCATTGACATTTAACTCAAGTTTTGCTCTTAAGAATTTATGATGTTTTGCATTGATTATTGAGTGACTGTTTACTTAGattgtaaaaattaaacataaaaatattgtcaTTGTTTATTTAATTCGAGATCCAAGTAATCGTTCTCTAATTTAGAAATACATGGTTAATtaacaagatgaaatttgaAGAGCATACATTAATCTGAGACTATATCAATTTTTGATGTCTAAATATCTGCTGACTGGTAAAAACATCCTCGTTGATTTTAATCTTATTGGTTCCAAAGTTTTTCCTCGCttgaatatttaaagaaaaatattacattttattttttttcatctatttacAAGTAAACCAGCTGGAAAACAAGACCAGACACATTTATtgttaaatgatttaattgttggaataaagttaatgatgaTGAATGATGTGTTTCTTTGACTCATATGAAAAAAGATCTAAATTTAACTCATAGATTTGTTGTCAAGTTCTTGaagaatttgaaaaatcaatcaTGTGATATTAAGAAAGTCGTTGAGAGACAAATTTCTCAAGAAATCCTAGAAAATTGTTTACGTATTAAAgctttaatagatttttatttgttcGCTCAGATTTTAAGCATGTGCTTTTAGAGAACATGACGAAcgactagaataaaaaaaccaaggtaatttaattaaaatggtATAATTTTTAGTATCATAAATTAACAAGTAGGTGCTCTTGTTTTGTGTAATGCTccataaaatactaaatatacatcacatcaaattgaaaaagaaattttgtttttttagaaatgttcAGTTTTCAATTCATTGTGAGATTGGTTATACAAAACTTTGCTTAAGTGTTGATAAAACCAAGATGAATCCAAAAGAGACTGAATGACCTTTATTGTTAAGTTTGTTAATAAAAGTGGAATTATACAAGagtatttttttgatttagtgCACGTCAAAAATACAACTGCTTTAACTTTTAAGGAAgatattttctctattttctctcATTATAATCttgatattcaaaatattaaaggtCAAGTGTATGACAATGCTGGTAATATGCATGGAGAATGAGATGGTTTGCAAGCTTTATTCACTAAATATTGCTCTTATTCATATTATGTACATTGCTTAACCATCAATTACAGTTTGCTTTTATTGTTGTAGCTAAAGAAATATATGATGCATATACtttcttttagaatttgatttttatcgTTAACATTGTTAGTATTTCTTGCAAGTGCAATGATGAATTGCAAGCTTTTCAAACGAgctaaaattgaaatttgagttGCTATTAGTAATATTGAAACAAGTAAAGGAGCTACCTAAGTAGGTCGtttgcaataaataaaaaaattcatttgagatTCCAGCTACAATATTATGAGCTTGACGAACCCAATCATCTAGAATTAAAGAACTTGTCATCGATTGTTGATCTATGCCAAGGATTGGTAGAAAATGGGAAAATTAACAATTTACACACGAGTTGACAGATTGATTTGACTTATTTTGACTATTCTTGTTTCAACAAACTATTGAACAAGCTTTTTAGGCAATAAAGATTGTTTAAACAAGATTTCACAATCAAATGGAAGATGATTTTCTTACAAATTATTTGGTTAtctacataaaaaaagaaattgttgaaagattcaCAATAGATATGCTAATCGATGATTTCTAATTATTGAAAGAACgacaaacacaattaaaataaatatgtaagaatctttttttattattaattttttatacttcactttatttaaaaaaaaatgcaaaacatAAATAACGCTTCGTTTtaactaatgtttcttataaaCTTTGCACGTTTATATTTAACTAGtataaaaaccaacaaaattaaaatagtggatgcattataaaaataaaattaatttcataattttgattcaatttgatatttctCTTAGACTTCTACCCCGTACAAAGATCTTTCTATGTTTGTAACTTTGTAGTAGGTTATTTGGACAAAACTAAATCATGTAATTTTTCTGTGTTTACAATTCATGTAtagtaaattagaaaaaaaaatttattgttatattaGTTTTGACCCTGCTTTATAAATTATCTAGATCCATCTTGGTTGGGTCGACCCGTGTAGATAACCCTTAAAATAGGTGCACCATTGCAAAATACATGTGTACTACAACAGATGGCAATCCCCTTATTTTAGCTTAGATAAAACTAGTGCAAGGGTTACAATCAGATTAATCTCTCTGCAGCAGTCGTTCTTCAGCTAACACACAGCTGCTCTCACCTACCGCTGCAACACAAATtagaggtgattatttttggttcggtttggtttttatcaaaaaaaaaaaactaaatcgatttttttttttaaaaaaaaaccgaaaccaaaccgaaaccgggtcaaaccgaccggtttcggttcggttcggtttttttagggaaaaaaccggttcaaaccggctTGGCTTGGTTTTggcggttttggctcggttttctcggtttggctcggttttttttcggttcggttcggttcagttttttcagttttctgcttataaaaccgaaaccgaaccaaaccggccggttttttcaaaattttaatcggtttagtcggtttttttttcggttcggttttttcgattatttttttcggtttaatcggtttttcggtttttttctcacccctaacacaaatcacataaaaaaggaCCAGATGCTGCAAGGTAACGAAgaaaatgtatttgtttttaataaataaccATGAATAACCTTCAATGAATGCCAATACAATCTTGAGGTAAGGTTGCTCATAGATGGATTCTCCCTCATGATTTCTGTTATTTCCCTCTCTGCTGCCTCCTGAAAACCTGCTGCTTCCAATATATTAGCCTTCACTTCTTGGAATCTCCTTCTTGGTAGAGAAACCTCAGAAAGAAGTCTCCATGCTTATGTTTCTGAGGCATCCTCAAAAACCCTCCCTTCTCTTCAGCACTATATGTCCGCTAATCTCCCAAACAGCTTAGTGTCCATCAGCTCCTGGCTTACTTCTCCAAGTGCTTGTTTCTCAGCATAACACTGAAAAGTTGATCATGAAACAACACATCGAGTTTCTTTcggtacaaaaaaaaaaaaaaaacaagggaaatgTAAATCTGCAGATGTCAATATTTCTACTTCCAGGTAAAACTGCAGATTCCCCATGTGAAATGTCAGTCTTGCAGGGAGGTGAAGAAATCAAGAGCAGAAGGATCAGAGGTGCCGCGTTTTAAACCCTTTTCTGCTAGAATGTtatttcacaattttatttttattttgtgtgataAGGTTAAAGCAATTTCTACTTCTTTCATAAAGTTTACAGTGAAGGACTTCGCAAATAATATACAGTACTGGTCATCTTCTGTGCTGTAGAGCAACACCACATTGTTTTGTTAGCAGATATCCCTGACTCTTTCAGCACAACAAGAAAACTGGTGAGGACATACTTGTCATCTTCAGTTCCTAAttcatccctttttttttcaaaaaaaaagtgtaCATATGGATAAACAGATATATCCACaccgattattttttattttttattttttctataatttaataaaaatcagtCGGGTAAGCATGACCAACAAAACCACTCGATACATTTTATCACTTAACCTTtgaataaaagaaaggaaatcctccatcaaaacaaaacactcTTCTACTCCTCAGATTTATGGAATACTCactaagaaaaaagatttatggagaacttaaaagaaataaattttcttcttaCATAGATAAGGAACAGGAATATTCCATAGCAACATCAATTCTTTGGTATGTGATTGATGGTGAGGTTTTGTAGAAATCCAACTAAAGGACGGATCATTAAATCAATGCTATGAACAACAATGGCCCAGTTGGAAACTACAGTGGCCTCAGTGACATCCAATGGTAAGTTTTCTCAGTGGATCTGCTAAGTTATTAAGTTtgtctttaaaataaattcgtGTGTAGTATAAATCACGTCATTttggttatttaaaaaataaaacaaatttatatgtgTTTAGTTTATGGCTTATAAGTAGATATCAATGTGGTGGGTATCAGAGATGATTAATAGGTTAGTAGGTGCGGGTGAAACATTTCTACAAGGGCATTAGAAAGAGTTATTAATACTTCTaggataattaaaatttatttaagatttattataaatacatattatataATTCTATTtcgatataataaaaaataaaaaactccttATTCACGTAGATGTAGGAGAATAGTTGAACCATGTTAAATCTggtattcattttaatttttcttttattgcaatattcatcaatatttactgaaagttttttataataatatggaTGATTAACTAGTCTAACCTACGGCCAAAGTCGAGaaatgtttaataactttgaaattttgtaacCCATAgtgttatttttgaattttagacCTCGTCTGAATATCTAAATACCGAAGGAGCTCCAAACATTGAAGGTTTGATTGTAGAAAGCATTTCATAAACCGCACCAGAGGAAGGAGCTTCTAATCCctctttttaaatatgtataacTAAGGACAGGGAACGGATAAGGCGAGCCACCCAAGATTAATGGAGAACGCTCTTACACATGAACTAGAttagaaatttatataaattagaatttCATGTCATGTCACAAGTTTCTGGGTCAACCTGCCAAGCCAAATCAGGTTTAcggagtttaataactatgcattATACGACAACAGGAGCCATTCAAGAATGTTCACTGCCCAGAAAAATTCcttattttccttgttttgctAGAAAAACTCACAATGGCACAAGAAGCCGTCTCCGGCGGAGTTTTTATAGCAACAGATTAGGAaatacaaaacatataaatagcAAAATCTCACTTCAAATTCAAGTTACATATTTGATCTCCACGCATAGCAATAAACATCACAAACAAACTTGTCCACGGCTGACCGGCGGACCGTTCTGAGTTCTAACTGTACACTATTATTGCAGACCTTAAGAACACAGAAGGCGCAATCTACAATCCCCTTGAACCAGGGATATCAATCCACTCTAGCTGGAGTTCAACTTCACCAGTCTCCACATGCTTCAGTCTAAGAAACAGGTTCTGAACCAATTTGCCAGTAGCCCAGACAATGCAGCTCTCTTCAGCTAGGCAATTTTCCCTGCTTGgttgaatttttcttattatggTTCCACTAGGGAGGTTATCCAATCGCATCTTTACGACTTCTATGAATTGACTGATGTCAAATTCTGCATCTCCCATCTTATCATCTAAGCTGAATGTGTCTTTGTCATACACTCTCTGCAGTTGCACCAAAAGAAGCatttcatcacaaaaaaatcaatcaacagCGCATGGCAACCAAAAGCTTGCAAAATCTGCCCTTTTTAGAGTAATGTAATGCATTTCATACTGCTAATCCGTTGCATGCTGATGGCAAATTAAATACCTTTTGCACTCAAATGCAACAAGAAAGGGAATTCTGTCTTGTTAAATCAATCCATCTACAGTAAGTAACCTATAAGTTATTGTGTCAAAACACAGAAGGATACGGCAAGGAAAAACAAGTGAAACTTGAAGCATGTCGGCTCTAAATGCGCGTTACTGTTGCGACAAGAATTTATTGTCtaaattctctttaatttaatgatttgtggtcaaatgtttttgaaacttCATGCTGTTACCTTCAtgattctattttatttacaatCTTAATGTCAAAGCTAAGCATATTCGATGCCTGCTAAACCACGACACCTGAGTTCTTTAAGTGCCAAACACACCGAAAAGCCACTTCAAACTTTCAGTCCTTCCATCTTTGCTACAACTGCTTCCTTTCCAACTAGGTGTCATCATTTCCTATCAATATAGTCAAGCGTATTGTATCGAGCGAAAAAACAAGTATACTCACAATCAAGACTGGAAGTTTTGGATCCACAATAGAAAGAGTCAAATCATCGTTCCACTCAGGATTGATATTCTGCTTTATAACGcgagtcttcagtttctgcaagaGAAAATGTATTATAAACATCAattcaggggaaaaaaagaagaaaaatccaagattCTTGGTGTTATAGCAAGGTTCCACAAGCACAGGACAAAAATCTAACCACTGCAAATTATAAGAGaccaacataaatattttatttccatttttttttaacaactaGTACTGAGAACGAAAAAGACGCAGCCAtacattttgtttgtttataattatctttctattttgatgatgaaacataatttaattattgaaaccGGCCTTTTTTTCTTGAAGGAAATGAGTAATTAAATAACAAGAGAAACTTTTAGTGAGGGGAAATCTCAATTGGGAAAAGGCTCTGCAACTTGACCATAATATAGAAAATCAAGAATTTCTAACAAATCTGAAAAGATTATGGTGTACAACCTTGAACTTCTTGAAACATTAGACTGCATAGTGCAAgaacttttcattttaaaagtcaACTTGCTGATCTTCATCTATGAAATTGATAAGAGTGACGAGGTTAACAACAGATCAGCTG
The DNA window shown above is from Populus trichocarpa isolate Nisqually-1 chromosome 4, P.trichocarpa_v4.1, whole genome shotgun sequence and carries:
- the LOC7493547 gene encoding protein C2-DOMAIN ABA-RELATED 4; its protein translation is MENLMGLLRIHVIRGVNLAVRDVCSSDPYVVVKMGKQKLKTRVIKQNINPEWNDDLTLSIVDPKLPVLIRVYDKDTFSLDDKMGDAEFDISQFIEVVKMRLDNLPSGTIIRKIQPSRENCLAEESCIVWATGKLVQNLFLRLKHVETGEVELQLEWIDIPGSRGL
- the LOC7487378 gene encoding calcium-binding protein CML24; protein product: MAKSRNPTAFGSMDDIRKVFNKFDKNGDGKISCSEVVDNLSELGTKISPAEVELIMQEFDKDGDGYIDLDEFVGFIQNGGHGDSGGNDSKELRDAFDLYDTNKNGLISVDELHSVMKMLGLKCSLSDCRKMIREVDEDGDGNVNFEEFKKMMTKGLA